In a genomic window of Poecilia reticulata strain Guanapo linkage group LG22, Guppy_female_1.0+MT, whole genome shotgun sequence:
- the commd8 gene encoding COMM domain-containing protein 8: MNTAKHTCKLNSIHLCHRVVDGLCGREPPCRSDYSTTWSLEEWLQLLDFLTSLFRLAVGNDIPDEEVLAKLSDADHSHAEAVLSVLRARWEEIRRALLDRTSSISSATLQDFDWQLKLALSSDKISSLNTPLISLCLDVRENGALRPITMELNREEVSTLISSLEAANKVVLQLK; this comes from the exons ATGAATACAGCCAAACACACCTGTAAGCTTAACTCTATACAC CTGTGTCACAGAGTGGTGGATGGGCTGTGTGGGCGGGAGCCTCCATGCAGGAGTGATTACAGCACCACCTGGAGCCTGGAGGAGTGGCTGCAGCTACTAGACTTCTTGACCAGCTTGTTCCGCCTGGCGGTGGGGAACGACATCCCAGATGAAGAG GTCCTGGCTAAACTGTCGGATGCAGATCACAGCCACGCCGAGGCGGTGCTGAGCGTTCTCAGAGCACGATGGGAAGAGATCCGGCGTGCTCTGCTGGACAGAACCAGCAGCATCTCCTCTGCAACCTTGCAGGATTTTGACTGGCAGCTGAAG CTGGCTTTGTCCAGCGATAAGATCTCGTCTCTGAACACGCCGCTCATCAGCCTCTGTCTGGATGTGAGGGAGAACGGAGCGCTTCGGCCCATCACCATGGAGCTGAACAGAGAGGAAGTGAGCACGCTCATCAGCTCACTAGAGGCTGCTAACAAG gtggtgctgcagctgaaatga